A genome region from Setaria italica strain Yugu1 chromosome III, Setaria_italica_v2.0, whole genome shotgun sequence includes the following:
- the LOC101772121 gene encoding mitochondrial substrate carrier family protein ucpB isoform X1 encodes MRPGSGDARQPAPAPWAYALYHFGTSGAAVAAATAVTHPLDVIKVRLQMQLAGQRGNLVGMGTIFTQLVEREGPRSLYLGLAPALTRSVVYGGLRLGLYEPCKHVCSYAFASTNFAFKFASGVIAGALATALTNPMEVLKVRLQMSTSNTSAIGEMRKILAQEGLKALWKGVGPAMARAGCLTASQMATYDEAKQALMKWTPLEEGFHLHLISSCIAGTAGTLVTTPVDMIKTRLMLQRESKGVRVYRNGFHCAYQVVVTEGVKSLYKGGFATFARLGPQTTITFIVCEKLRELAGMTAI; translated from the exons ATGCGGCCGGGGTCCGGAGACGCGCGGcagccagcgccggcgccgtgggCTTACGCGCTGTACCACTTCGGCaccagcggcgccgccgtcgccgccgctaccGCCGTCACCCACCCTCTCG ATGTTATCAAAGTTAGGCTTCAAATGCAGCTCGCTGGGCAAAGAGGAAACTTAGTCGGAATG GGGACAATATTTACACAACTGGTGGAAAGGGAAGGGCCTCGATCACTCTACCTGGGACTTGCACCAGCATTGACGAGATCTGTTGTCTATGGTGGCCTTCGATTAGGACTGTATGAGCCCTGCAAACATGTCTGCAGTTATGCATTTGCATCAACAAACTTTGCTTTTAAATTTGCATCTGGAGTCATTGCTGGGGCCCTTGCAACTGCTTTAACAAATCCCATGGAGGTTTTAAAG GTGAGGTTGCAGATGAGTACAAGCAATACCAGTGCAATAGGAGAGATGAGGAAAATTTTAGCACAGGAAGGGCTGAAAGCACTCTGGAAAGGAGTTGGCCCAGCAATGGCACGAGCAGGCTGCCTCACCGCATCACAAATGGCAACCTATGACGAGGCCAAGCAG GCCTTAATGAAGTGGACGCCACTCGAAGAAGGTTTTCATTTACATCTCAT CTCGAGTTGCATAGCTGGAACAGCTGGTACTCTTGTGACCACACCTGTAGACATGATCAAAACACGGCTAATGCTGCAACGGGAGTCCAAAGGTGTTAGAGTATACAGGAATGGGTTCCATTGTGCTTACCAG GTTGTGGTCACAGAGGGCGTAAAATCACTTTATAAAGG TGGATTTGCCACCTTTGCAAGATTAGGCCCTCAGACAACAATCACCTTCATCGTGTGTGAGAAACTGCGTGAACTTGCAGGAATGACTGCTATCTAA
- the LOC101771065 gene encoding bifunctional 3-dehydroquinate dehydratase/shikimate dehydrogenase, chloroplastic gives MERSARRGTLVCASLTARSPREMAAEVAAAAALGADVAELRVDCLDGFQPRMDLPVLLAQPRPLPVIITYRPKWEGGEYEGEDEPRFEALLLAMELGAEYVDIEHKVVVNFLKFLSGRKPETCKLIVSIHNYEYTPSVDELLSLVDQIQATGADIVKIATSATEIDDVSRMFQVLVHCQAKHVPIIGLVMKERGFISRVLCAKYGGYLTFASLEKGKESTPGQPTVADLITKYKIRQIGPDTKVIGIIGNPVSHSKSLIVQNQAFRSVGFNAVFLPFLSDDLVKFLKTFSSPEYAGFSCTMPHKETAIRCCDDLDPIARDIGAINTIVRRPDGKLVGYNTDYVGAISAIEDAIRASHPVDPTTSPLARRLFVVIGAGGAAKAVAYGAKEKGARVVIANRTFARAQELARLIGGTALTMAELESYHPEDGMILANATSVGMYPNVNETPLSKEALRNYSVVFDAVYIPKETRLLREAAECGTTVVNGLEMLARLAVVQFELFTGGMPAPQRLIHDAMTKTQ, from the exons ATGGAGAGGTCAGCGCGGCGGGGTACGCTGGTCTGCGCGTCGCTGACGGCGCGGTCGCCCcgggagatggcggcggaggtggccgccgccgcggcgctcggcgccgatgtggcggagctccgggtCGACTGCCTCGACGGGTTCCAGCCGCGCATGGACCTGCCCGTGCTCCTTGCCCAGCCCCGCCCGCTCCCCGTCATCATCACCTACAG GCCGAAATGGGAAGGAGGCGAATATGAAGGCGAAGATGAGCCACGGTTTGAGGCGCTTCTGTTGGCAATGGAGCTGGGAGCTGAGTACGTGGATATTGAGCACAAG GTTGTCGTCAACTTTCTGAAATTTTTATCGGGGAGGAAACCCGAAACCTGCAAACTCATCGTTTCAATTCATAACTACGAGTACACACCGTCGGTAGATGAGCTTCTGAGTTTGGTGGATCAGATTCAAGCAACAGGGGCTGATATTGTGAAAATTGCAACCAGTGCTACTGAAATTGATGATGTGTCAAGAATGTTTCAAGTACTTGTCCATTGCCAA GCAAAACATGTGCCAATCATTGGGCTGGTGATGAAGGAAAGGGGTTTCATTTCTCGGGTTCTTTGCGCAAAATATGGTGGATACCTTACTTTTGCGTCTcttgaaaaaggaaaagaatccACCCCTGGGCAGCCAACAGTAGCAGACTTGATTACTAAGTACAAAATTAGGCAGATTGGCcctgacaccaaggtcatcggTATTATTGGAAATCCAGTTAGCCACAGTAAAAGCCTAATTGTGCAAAATCAAGCTTTCAGATCAGTGGGTTTCAATGCTGTGTTTCTGCCATTTTTGTCGGATGACTTGGTTAAGTTTCTTAAGACCTTCTCTTCACCAGAATATGCTGGCTTCAG TTGCACAATGCCCCATAAGGAAACTGCAATTAGGTGCTGTGATGATCTCGATCCTATTGCCAGA GACATTGGAGCTATTAATACAATTGTTAGAAGGCCTGATGGAAAACTTGTTGGGTACAATACTGACTATGTTGGTGCTATTTCTGCTATTGAGGATGCCATAAGAG CATCACACCCAGTAGATCCGACCACTTCGCCACTGGCTAGAAGGCTTTTCGTTGTTATTGGGGCCGGTGGTGCAGCAAAAGCAGTAGCATATGGTGCAAAAGAGAAGGGAGCAAGAGTTGTAATTGCCAACCGTACTTTTG CGCGTGCTCAAGAACTTGCCAGATTAATTGGGGGGACTGCTTTAACCATGGCTGAGTTGGAAAGCTACCATCCGGAGGATGGCATGATTCTTGCAAATGCAACATCTGTCGGAATGTATCCTAATGTCAATGAAACTCCTTTATCTAAG GAAGCTCTTAGAAACTACTCTGTTGTCTTTGATGCGGTCTACATCCCAAAAGAGACCAGACTTCTCCGAGAAGCTGCAGAATGTGGAACCACAGTCGTTAACGGTCTGGAGATGTTAGCAAGACTAGCGGTGGTTCAATTTGAGCTTTTCACAGGGGGCATGCCAG CTCCACAAAGGTTGATACATGATGCTATGACAAAGACGCAGTAA
- the LOC101771456 gene encoding bifunctional 3-dehydroquinate dehydratase/shikimate dehydrogenase, chloroplastic isoform X1 yields the protein MATAMSVSAVSPAAAAVARPRTLVCVPAMARAPREMVAELATAAALGADVAELRLDRLAGFAPRRDLPVILAEPRPLPALVTYRPKWEGGEYEGDDEPRFEALMLAMELGAEYVDIELKVADKFMRLLSGKKPENCKLIVSSHNYENTPSAEELANLVAQIKATGADIVKIATTATDIVDVARMFQILVHCQEKQVPIIGLVMNDRGFISRVLCPKYGGYLTFGSLEKGKESAAAQPTVADLINVYNIRQIGPDTKVFGIIGKPVGHSKSPILHNEAFRSVGFNAVYVPFLVDDLAKFLNTYSSPDFAGFSCTIPHKEAAVRCCDEVDPIARDIGAVNTMVRRPDGKLVGYNTDYVGAISAIEDGIRASQDPSTSPLAGRLFVVIGAGGAGKALAYGAKEKGARVVIANRTFARAQELANLIGGPALTLADLENYHPEEGMILANTTAIGMHPNVNDTPLSKQALKSYAVVFDAVYTPKETRLLREAAECGATVVSGLEMFIRQAMGQFEHFTGMPVDDDKFRAITSSLDNPNTMKPRL from the exons ATGGCCACGGCGATGTCGGTGTCGGCGgtgtccccggccgccgccgccgttgcgcgGCCGCGGACGCTCGTCTGCGTGCCGGCGATGGCGCGGGCGCCGCGCGAGATGGTGGCGGAgctggccaccgccgccgcgctcggcgcCGACGTCgcggagctccgcctcgaccgCCTCGCCGGGTTCGCGCCGCGCAGGGACCTGCCCGTCATCCTCGCCGAGCCGCGCCCGCTCCCCGCGCTCGTCACCTACAG ACCCAAGTGGGAAGGTGGCGAATACGAAGGTGATGATGAGCCACGGTTCGAGGCGCTTATGCTGGCAATGGAGCTGGGAGCTGAATACGTTGATATTGAGCTCAAG GTTGCCGACAAATTTATGAGACTTCTGTCTGGGAAGAAACCTGAAAATTGTAAGCTCATTGTTTCATCCCATAACTACGAGAATACTCCATCAGCTGAGGAGCTTGCAAATTTGGTGGCTCAGATAAAAGCAACAGGGGCAGATATAGTGAAAATTGCTACCACTGCCACTGACATTGTTGATGTGGCAAGAATGTTTCAAATACTTGTACATTGCCAA GAAAAGCAGGTGCCAATCATTGGGCTGGTGATGAATGACAGAGGTTTTATTTCTCGAGTTCTTTGCCCAAAATATGGTGGATACCTTACTTTTGGGTCTCtcgaaaaaggaaaagaatccGCAGCTGCACAACCAACAGTCGCTGACTTGATTAATGTGTACAATATCAGGCAAATAGGCCCAGACACTAAGGTGTTTGGCATTATTGGAAAGCCAGTTGGTCACAGCAAGAGCCCAATTTTGCATAACGAAGCTTTCAGATCTGTGGGGTTCAATGCTGTGTATGTGCCCTTTTTGGTGGATGACTTGGCTAAATTTCTCAACACATACTCTTCACCAGACTTTGCTGGCTTCAG TTGCACAATTCCCCATAAGGAAGCTGCAGTTAGGTGCTGTGATgaagtcgatcctattgccagg GACATAGGAGCTGTTAATACAATGGTGAGAAGACCTGATGGAAAACTTGTTGGCTACAATACTGATTATGTCGGTGCTATTTCTGCTATCGAGGATGGAATAAGAG CATCACAAGATCCTTCCACTTCCCCACTGGCTGGAAGGCTTTTCGTTGTTATCGGGGCTGGTGGTGCGGGCAAAGCCCTAGCATATGGTGCAAAAGAGAAGGGAGCAAGAGTTGTAATTGCAAACCGTACTTTTG CACGTGCTCAAGAACTTGCCAACTTAATTGGTGGGCCTGCATTGACTCTGGCCGATTTGGAAAATTACCATCCGGAGGAAGGGATGATTCTTGCAAATACAACAGCCATTGGAATGCATCCAAATGTCAATGATACTCCTTTATCTAAG CAAGCACTAAAATCATATGCCGTTGTCTTTGATGCGGTCTACACACCAAAAGAGACCAGACTTCTCCGTGAAGCCGCAGAATGTGGAGCCACAGTTGTTAGTGGGCTGGAGATGTTTATAAGACAAGCAATGGGTCAATTTGAGCATTTCACGGGCATGCCAG TTGACGATGATAAATTCCGAGCAATTACAAGTTCGCTGGACAACCCTAACACCATGAAGCCTCGTCTGTGA
- the LOC101772121 gene encoding mitochondrial substrate carrier family protein ucpB isoform X2, with protein MQLAGQRGNLVGMGTIFTQLVEREGPRSLYLGLAPALTRSVVYGGLRLGLYEPCKHVCSYAFASTNFAFKFASGVIAGALATALTNPMEVLKVRLQMSTSNTSAIGEMRKILAQEGLKALWKGVGPAMARAGCLTASQMATYDEAKQALMKWTPLEEGFHLHLISSCIAGTAGTLVTTPVDMIKTRLMLQRESKGVRVYRNGFHCAYQVVVTEGVKSLYKGGFATFARLGPQTTITFIVCEKLRELAGMTAI; from the exons ATGCAGCTCGCTGGGCAAAGAGGAAACTTAGTCGGAATG GGGACAATATTTACACAACTGGTGGAAAGGGAAGGGCCTCGATCACTCTACCTGGGACTTGCACCAGCATTGACGAGATCTGTTGTCTATGGTGGCCTTCGATTAGGACTGTATGAGCCCTGCAAACATGTCTGCAGTTATGCATTTGCATCAACAAACTTTGCTTTTAAATTTGCATCTGGAGTCATTGCTGGGGCCCTTGCAACTGCTTTAACAAATCCCATGGAGGTTTTAAAG GTGAGGTTGCAGATGAGTACAAGCAATACCAGTGCAATAGGAGAGATGAGGAAAATTTTAGCACAGGAAGGGCTGAAAGCACTCTGGAAAGGAGTTGGCCCAGCAATGGCACGAGCAGGCTGCCTCACCGCATCACAAATGGCAACCTATGACGAGGCCAAGCAG GCCTTAATGAAGTGGACGCCACTCGAAGAAGGTTTTCATTTACATCTCAT CTCGAGTTGCATAGCTGGAACAGCTGGTACTCTTGTGACCACACCTGTAGACATGATCAAAACACGGCTAATGCTGCAACGGGAGTCCAAAGGTGTTAGAGTATACAGGAATGGGTTCCATTGTGCTTACCAG GTTGTGGTCACAGAGGGCGTAAAATCACTTTATAAAGG TGGATTTGCCACCTTTGCAAGATTAGGCCCTCAGACAACAATCACCTTCATCGTGTGTGAGAAACTGCGTGAACTTGCAGGAATGACTGCTATCTAA
- the LOC101773070 gene encoding phenylalanine--tRNA ligase, chloroplastic/mitochondrial, with amino-acid sequence MRPLIRTARCCLLRARVRAMATLPMASPAAAAAAISSSSSSSSRPLFSSRRPNRLLLARFFPAAPAPAPAGARGLRTSAAAAASAVEVGGVKIARDDVVKEDDPTNNVPDTIFSKIGLQLHRRDNHPLGILKNTIYDYFDKNFAGQFDKFDDLCPLVSVKQNFDDVLVPADHVSRSYNDTYYVDSQTVLRCHTSAHQAELLRDGHTHFLVTGDVYRRDSIDSTHYPVFHQMEGFRVFSPDDWLGSDMDGTAYAAADLKKTLEGLARHLFGDVQMRWVDTYFPFTNPSFELEIYFQDDWLEVLGCGVTEQEILKRNGRTDHVAWAFGLGLERLAMVLFDIPDIRLFWSNDKRFTSQFSEGKLGVKFKAFSKFPPCYKDMSFWINDAFTENNLCEVVRGIAGDLVEEVKLIDNFTNKKGMTSHCYRIAYRSMERSLTDEEINNLQLNVREAVKDKLNVELR; translated from the exons ATGCGCCCGCTTATCCGAACCGCGCGTTGCTGCCTCCTCCGCGCGCGTGTTCGCGCCATGGCCACGCTTCCCATGGCttccccagccgccgccgccgccgccatctcgtcCTCTTCGTCCTCTTCCAGCCGCCCCCTCTTCTCCTCAAGACGGCCcaaccgcctcctcctcgcccgcttcttccccgccgcgccggcgccggcgccggccggagcgAGGGGGCTCCGGACgtccgcggccgcggcagcgtcgGCCGTCGAGGTGGGCGGCGTCAAGATCGCGCGCGACG ATGTTGTGAAGGAGGATGACCCAACAAACAACGTGCCAGACACTATCTTTTCGAAGATTGGTCTGCAGCTGCACAGGAGGGACAACCACCCTCTAGGGATTCTGAAGAACACTATTTATGATTACTTCGACAAGAACTTTGCTGGGCAGTTTGACAAGTTTGATGACCTTTGCCCTCTTGTCTCTGTCAAGCAG AACTTTGATGATGTGTTGGTCCCTGCTGACCATGTAAGCAGGAGTTACAATGACACATACTATGTTGACAGTCAAACTGTCTTGAGGTGCCACACCAGTGCTCATCAAGCAGAGCTTCTAAGGGATGGACATACACACTTTCTTGTAACTGGGGATGTTTATCGTAGGGATTCTATTGATTCAACTCACTATCCAGTCTTCCATCAG ATGGAAGGCTTCCGTGTCTTTTCTCCAGATGACTGGTTAGGTTCTGACATGGACGGGACAGCATATGCAGCTGCAGACCTCAAGAAAACGCTGGAAGGCCTGGCTAGACATCTTTTTG GTGATGTCCAGATGCGATGGGTTGATACTTACTTCCCATTCACCAACCCATCCTTTGAGcttgaaatatattttcag GATGACTGGTTGGAAGTTTTGGGATGTGGAGTCACCGAGCAGGAAATTTTGAAAAGAAATGGCAGGACAGACCATGTGGCATGGGCCTTTGGACTGGGATTAGAACGCCTTGCAATGGTCCTTTTTGACATTCCAGATATACGGCTCTTCTGGTCAAATGATAAACGGTTCACGTCCCAG TTCTCAGAAGGCAAGCTTGGTGTCAAGTTCAAGGCATTTTCAAAG TTTCCACCATGTTACAAGGATATGAGTTTCTGGATCAATGATGCATTTACGGAGAACAACTTATGTGAAGTTGTCAGAGGAATTGCTGGAGATCTTGTAGAGGAG GTAAAGCTCATTGATAATTTCACCAACAAGAAAGGCATGACAAGTCATTGCTACAGAATAGCCTATAGGTCAATGGAACGTTCACTCACAGATGAGGAGATTAACAACCTGCAG TTGAATGTCAGGGAAGCTGTGAAGGATAAattgaatgtcgagttgagataG
- the LOC101771456 gene encoding bifunctional 3-dehydroquinate dehydratase/shikimate dehydrogenase, chloroplastic isoform X2: MATAMSVSAVSPAAAAVARPRTLVCVPAMARAPREMVAELATAAALGADVAELRLDRLAGFAPRRDLPVILAEPRPLPALVTYRPKWEGGEYEGDDEPRFEALMLAMELGAEYVDIELKVADKFMRLLSGKKPENCKLIVSSHNYENTPSAEELANLVAQIKATGADIVKIATTATDIVDVARMFQILVHCQEKQVPIIGLVMNDRGFISRVLCPKYGGYLTFGSLEKGKESAAAQPTVADLINVYNIRQIGPDTKVFGIIGKPVGHSKSPILHNEAFRSVGFNAVYVPFLVDDLAKFLNTYSSPDFAGFSCTIPHKEAAVRCCDEVDPIARDIGAVNTMVRRPDGKLVGYNTDYVGAISAIEDGIRASQDPSTSPLAGRLFVVIGAGGAGKALAYGAKEKGARVVIANRTFARAQELANLIGGPALTLADLENYHPEEGMILANTTAIGMHPNVNDTPLSKQALKSYAVVFDAVYTPKETRLLREAAECGATVVSGLEMFIRQAMGQFEHFTGMPAPDRLMRDIVLTKT; encoded by the exons ATGGCCACGGCGATGTCGGTGTCGGCGgtgtccccggccgccgccgccgttgcgcgGCCGCGGACGCTCGTCTGCGTGCCGGCGATGGCGCGGGCGCCGCGCGAGATGGTGGCGGAgctggccaccgccgccgcgctcggcgcCGACGTCgcggagctccgcctcgaccgCCTCGCCGGGTTCGCGCCGCGCAGGGACCTGCCCGTCATCCTCGCCGAGCCGCGCCCGCTCCCCGCGCTCGTCACCTACAG ACCCAAGTGGGAAGGTGGCGAATACGAAGGTGATGATGAGCCACGGTTCGAGGCGCTTATGCTGGCAATGGAGCTGGGAGCTGAATACGTTGATATTGAGCTCAAG GTTGCCGACAAATTTATGAGACTTCTGTCTGGGAAGAAACCTGAAAATTGTAAGCTCATTGTTTCATCCCATAACTACGAGAATACTCCATCAGCTGAGGAGCTTGCAAATTTGGTGGCTCAGATAAAAGCAACAGGGGCAGATATAGTGAAAATTGCTACCACTGCCACTGACATTGTTGATGTGGCAAGAATGTTTCAAATACTTGTACATTGCCAA GAAAAGCAGGTGCCAATCATTGGGCTGGTGATGAATGACAGAGGTTTTATTTCTCGAGTTCTTTGCCCAAAATATGGTGGATACCTTACTTTTGGGTCTCtcgaaaaaggaaaagaatccGCAGCTGCACAACCAACAGTCGCTGACTTGATTAATGTGTACAATATCAGGCAAATAGGCCCAGACACTAAGGTGTTTGGCATTATTGGAAAGCCAGTTGGTCACAGCAAGAGCCCAATTTTGCATAACGAAGCTTTCAGATCTGTGGGGTTCAATGCTGTGTATGTGCCCTTTTTGGTGGATGACTTGGCTAAATTTCTCAACACATACTCTTCACCAGACTTTGCTGGCTTCAG TTGCACAATTCCCCATAAGGAAGCTGCAGTTAGGTGCTGTGATgaagtcgatcctattgccagg GACATAGGAGCTGTTAATACAATGGTGAGAAGACCTGATGGAAAACTTGTTGGCTACAATACTGATTATGTCGGTGCTATTTCTGCTATCGAGGATGGAATAAGAG CATCACAAGATCCTTCCACTTCCCCACTGGCTGGAAGGCTTTTCGTTGTTATCGGGGCTGGTGGTGCGGGCAAAGCCCTAGCATATGGTGCAAAAGAGAAGGGAGCAAGAGTTGTAATTGCAAACCGTACTTTTG CACGTGCTCAAGAACTTGCCAACTTAATTGGTGGGCCTGCATTGACTCTGGCCGATTTGGAAAATTACCATCCGGAGGAAGGGATGATTCTTGCAAATACAACAGCCATTGGAATGCATCCAAATGTCAATGATACTCCTTTATCTAAG CAAGCACTAAAATCATATGCCGTTGTCTTTGATGCGGTCTACACACCAAAAGAGACCAGACTTCTCCGTGAAGCCGCAGAATGTGGAGCCACAGTTGTTAGTGGGCTGGAGATGTTTATAAGACAAGCAATGGGTCAATTTGAGCATTTCACGGGCATGCCAG CTCCAGATAGGTTGATGCGTGATATTGTTCTGACAAAGACATAG